In Solenopsis invicta isolate M01_SB chromosome 9, UNIL_Sinv_3.0, whole genome shotgun sequence, the sequence CAACGCTACGAAATGATTTCAttaatgcagaaattttttttatctttgtgtagaatttttatttctattttgagtttttgtgataaatgcactagacattgtaattcgtccagaaaataattttcgcgttcgatTGAACACATCTCAAAttatggggtacgattcggtatcggagatcgaagcaatgtgcactctgacttttcgtcacgttatcggttcagtgagaccatatctcattggacttagcgtctaaccggccgatcagctggattaaccacgatttgtgagcatgtcgcgggttgacaaagcaccccagaaagtgtgTCTCCTTTAAgcgacttgctgcctgcgactatggcttgtaagatacaagtgtcgtatggatcgtggttaaaaaagcttagtcgacgttagacgtgcgttaaacgtgatacaaaaggcagaactcattcgcaacgagctcactatcgatcccgtatctatCGCGCCCGAATTGCTAGTTTGTCAGttcgttaatcgcgtaataagcaatgtctcttgcaggtgcCACAATGAGATGCTTGCAACGCTACGAAATGATTTCAttaatgcagaaattttttttatctttgtgtagaatttttatttctattttgagtttttgtgataaatgcactagacattgtaattcgtccagaaaataattttcgcgttcgatTGAACACATCTCAAAttatggggtacgattcggtatcggagatcgaagcaatgtgcactctgacttttcgtcacgttatcggttcagtgagaccatatctcattggacttagcgtctaaccggccgatcagctggattaaccacgatttgtgagcatgtcgcgggttgacaaagcaccccagaaagtgcgtctcctttaagcgacttgctgcctgcgactatggcttgtaagatacaagtgtcgtatggatcgtggttaaaaaagcttagtcgacgttagacgtgcgttaaacgtgatacaaaaggcagaactcattcgcaacgagctcactatcgatcccgtatctatCGCGCCCGAATTGCTAGTTTGTCAGttcgttaatcgcgtaataagcaatgtctcttgcaggtgcCACAATCAGATGCTTGCAACGCTACGAAATGATTTCAttaatgcagaaattttttttatctttgtgtagaatttttatttctattttgagtttttgtgataaatgcactagacattgtaattcgtccagaaaataattttcgcgttcgatTGAACACATCTCAAAttatggggtacgattcggtatcggagatcgaagcaatgtgcactctgacttttcgtcacgttatcggttcagtgagaccatatctcattggacttagcgtctaaccggccgatcagctggattaaccacgatttgtgagcatgtcgcgggttgacaaagcaccccagaaagtgcgtctcctttaagcgacttgctgcctgcgactatggcttgtaagatacaagtgtcgtatggatcgtggttaaaaaagcttagtcgacgttagacgtgcgttaaacgtgatacaaaaggcagaactcattcgcaacgagctcactatcgatcccgtatctatCGCGCCCGAATTGCTAGTTTGTCAGttcgttaatcgcgtaataagcaatgtctcttgcaggtgcCACAATCAGATGCTTGCAACGCTACGAAATGATTTCAttaatgcagaaattttttttatctttgtgtagaatttttatttctattttgagtttttgtgataaatgcactagacattgtaattcgtccagaaaataattttcgcgttcgatTGAACACATCTCAAAttatggggtacgattcggtatcggagatcgaagcaatgtgcactctgacttttcgtcacgttatcggttcagtgagaccatatctcattggacttagcgtctaaccggccgatcagctggattaaccacgatttgtgagcatgtcgcgggttgacaaagcaccccagaaagtgtgTCTCCTTTAAgcgacttgctgcctgcgactatggcttgtaagatacaagtgtcgtatggatcgtggttaaaaaagcttagtcgacgttagacgtgcgttaaacgtgatacaaaaggcagaactcattcgcaacgagctcactatcgatcccgtatctatCGCGCCCGAATTGCTAGTTTGTCAGttcgttaatcgcgtaataagcaatgtctcttgcaggtgcCACAATCAGATGCTTGCAAcgctacaaaatgattttattaatgcagaaattttttttatcttcatgcagaattttgatttctattttaagttttcGTGATAAATGCgctagacattgtgattcgtccagaaaataattttcgcgttcgatTGAACACATCTGAAATTATGAGGTAcggagatcgatgcaatgtgcactctgacttttcgtcacgttatcggttcagtgagaccatatctcattggacttagcgtctaaccggccgatcagctggattaaccacgatttgtgagcatgtcgcgggttgacaaagcaccccagaaagtgcgtctcctttaagcgacttgctgcctgcgactatggcttgtaagatacaagtgtcgtatggatcgtggttaaaaaagcttagtcgacgttagacgtgcgttaaacatgatacaaaaggcagaactcattcgcaacgagctcactatcgatctCGTATTCTTTGCGTTCGAATTGCTAAATCGTTATTTAGCGAGTCGCGTAACAAACAGTATCCTTTGTATAATATGTGCCACGGAGAAGTTGCTTTAGACCTAAAATTCATGGGTAATGTCGGAAATTTGCCAAAGCCGTTCTAAGAATGCTATTCGAATCTTTGTTGCAACAGGAAATCGAAATTCTACCCTCAAATATTAATAGATGTTAtggatatttatttgaaattgtgtatTGCGTGCGCAATAAGTTTGTAGaatatattattagaattatacgcaaatttattttaaaatttactcaatatctatatttattacttaattagctttattttattttttagttatctTTATCgtgaatattaataataatagtagtaattaaaaaaagcactataaaaattatgtttgttaaatttgtttattgtgtTTTTGTTGGCcatcaatttatttgatttggGCACACATAAGTTTGAGATTGTAATTttgtcttatttaaaattttatttactttgacaTGTATAATTAACTGactgataattaataatcaataattgactgatataacttcgTTATATCAGTATGTCATAATGATATATCTAATtgttaatactttttttgtatttaaacttCCGGTGTATCATCTTTTTATATCCTAGAAATATAAATAGCAGGTCTGGTTACATTTCTAGGTATTATACAGTACTCGAGAGAGCAGTCTTCTTTACTGATTAAATTCTGAGGAAATATGTAAttgacttaaaaaattatatttgaagtattaattatatcattaaataggattttttgtaattttctttctttagaaTATACTCGAGTGAGTCACCTCTAtgataatgatattaaaaattttaattttctaaaaagccAACTTATTCTGTTTGTCATTACTCAAATTATGTGATTGATATACAGCCAGAATAGATTTGTCCGGGATcaacgaaaaataaaatctatctaTTCGATAAAAAGGAATTCATTAAAGGTGATCAATACTgaccaaaatttatgatttgCATGAATACATGTGTATAAATGCACGGCTTCTCTCATATTTACATGTTTTGAgtgtatacataattaaaaatggaaatGCAACCACGTGTAGAAACGTAGAAAATTGCTATCAAGATttatgttaaaacaaaaattcaatttatttattagtcttgattttttttttcgataaatgttaaaatatttaaaatatttattgaagtataaataatataattaaagtataaacatattttacgaGGTGAGgggtttttctaaaatttgtgatgtgTATATTTCATGAATATCATTAGAAAACAATTATTGGAAAAGACAACTGTTACTTAAAAGTAAGAAGATTGAGTAATCGTTTTTCCTAGCAGAACTGTTTTTTTGTAGACATaatgtttaaattgttatattttaaattacatattattttgatttcttacaaaactgtttttaaatatatatatatttaatttagtttttatatgCTTCAGCAAATTCATTCTGTCCATGTATAAAGTTGACTTACTCTCATCGccgattaaattgaaaataaaagaactgCCTGTTcatcgcgtcgcgcgttttaCTTCGGGAGTGTCGTTTGAGTAAGTTATCGgacttttgtaaataattaattcgcgCGCGATTGTAATATAATGTCGCAAGTGTTTTTACGAATGTTTAATGGGAAAAGAAGGAAGAGGAGACCTGACAATCAAAATGTCTtgagaggagaagaaggagacGGCCTAGGACAGGCATCGAGCCCGGGTGCAGCAATGTTTTGGGTGAGTATCATTCCTTACACAtgtatgaaagaaaaattaataatttttttttatatatttgaattattttatttcaacaaataattaaaacaagatataaaattttatattcgcgtaaagttttttcaaataatatataactatattagaaaatatgaaattttaaaaataggatTAAAACTTTGACGTGTGGTTAAGAattagtaattttaaaatttattattttaaaggctacattaatttaaattttgtgttttgtGATACAGTATCATCGTAGTTTCGTGACAAAGCAACAACTCAAAAGTTCTGAGTGGTGGAAAAGAAGGCCGGAGAGGCATCCGGCTCaggcggagcaaccttggggtaagtAAATATAACTTCTTACTTAAAACTAATAgttctttctcttttatctagttttatttcaataaattaaaacaaaaatactcAAAGAAAGAAAGGTTAAATGAAATTCTACACAAatagatttttgaaatttcCCATTTTTGGGATATgaattctaaattttcaattaaaagtcaaattttaaaagtttgatgagcctgtaaaaattaagttttaacttcgtaatatcgattattttaaacgcagtttttatttttaaatcttatgtttgtgtgttacagtaatcattGCAGCTTTGTGGCAGAATTattccgctcgttgcgcatcggatcGGTGAGtcaagaaacaaaatttatttctcttttttatatcAATGCTTTGCAAATGTCCTTTTTGCGGAGGATCAAAGAAAAGAAtactgaaaaaaagagttttataataatagttgccaaatatagataaaatatatttaaataattatatatatgaataatataataaaaaataaattttacatttctaaatattttgtaaacattattaaattggataatactttctaaatatttagaaaagtaaaattacttttggtaaaattaattaaacgtttacTTGGCATTATTTcgctcaacatttggtagcaaTTACTAAACTCTTTTATTCAGTGGTccgaataattttttgaatgggAAACCGAGAATATAATCGCGCGCgataataatcatatttttgcgagtgagtgagtgaggAGTGCATGAAGTTAGCATCTCAAGTGTGAACATCTCACAATTAAACTACGTATTAATTAGCATCTAGCATAGTTGCATAATTTTTGATAAGTATTAACAACAGTTTTgtcaaatttactataaaaatcgcGGTTTTAAGAAATGAGATGCTAACTTCCGACAATGTCAAATAGCATCTTACCGTATCTTGAATCTTTAACGGTGGGAGAGTAAAAATTCGTGGAGTTTTTAAGTTTAGATAGGTTCAGTGAATAGGTCTGATAATTAAAATCCAACAATTAtcagtaattattataagaaatgtacAATAGTGAGATGCTACAGTTTTGGCACGAGTTTTGGGCTGTACAAATGTTTCAAATGGCAAATTACGTCCCCACACACAAGCTGGTAAAGAGTTGTGACAGCTAGCGcacttctaataattataaataattattatgaataaaaaatccaCATGATAGGGAGATGCTGTGACACTGTCAAAAGTTTTGAGTcccacaattattttaaatcatgcaTTGTGTCGCCATACACTAGTTCGTGAAGAGTTGCAGCCCCTGACCCACTTCtgatcataataattaattattataaataaaaaattcacatgATAATGAGAGGCTGTGACATTGTGCAGCAAGTTTGGgtctcaaaaataatttttctacagcTTTCAACATACCAAAGCGCATTccgagttgcggtcgattccgataatagttaatcaacaaaaaattaataactgtcgaaaaagccgattttccacatatatgggtgagatgctgatctttttcgaagagttctgagcatgaaaaaatattttttctacagttctcaacatattaaagcccattccgaagagttgcggtcgattccaaTATTAGTtcatcaacaaaaaattaataacttccgagaAAGCCCATTTTTCGCATTTATGTGTGAGATGTTgatctttttcaaagagttctgtgtacaaaaaaatatttttcctacaattttcaacatattaaagTGTCTTTCAAAGAGTTGCGGTcaattccgatattagttaatcaacaaaaaattaataatttccgaAAAAGCCCATTTTTCGCATTTATGTGTGAGATGCTgatctttttcaaagagttctgagcatgaaaaaatatttttcctacagttctcaacatattaaagcgtaTTCCGACGAGTTTCGGTGgtttccgatattagttaatcaacaaaaaattaataacctCCGAAGAAGCAAATTTTCCGCATATATGGTGAGATGCTGATTTTTTTCGAAGAATTTTGAATGTATAACGCATCTAGCTTAGTCAATGTACAATCTTACAATCTTACAATCTTACAACGTACAATCTTACAATCAATGTGTCTCAATTTTATGTTACAGATATTTCTCGGCGTGAGAGGGGCAAAGAGAAGACAACATCCATCGTCgctgaattattataaaataaacgaaccgtagccggttcgtcgcgtcgcgcgtttgttGCGGGAGTGCCGTTTAAAGTAACTGGACTAATGGATTTAATTAGTCCACGGGAgcgattttaatatattatttgcgaGTGTTTCGCGAGTGCAACAGGACGAGGAGACATCCGgttctgagaggaggaggaggcctgggagaggcatcgggcttcagcggagcaaccttggggtgaatataatttcttatataaattaacagttctttttcttttacaacagttttttttgtattgtttaatttaattaaacaaataattatttatttgaacaaaagtactgacagaaatatgagaaataatttaattattctgattttataaatatttttcttttatttaaagaagatTTGCGTCACAcaactaaactttttttttaaatttgaataaaacgaacaatcaacaaaattttttcaaatctatgaaatttttctttattcgtatagcaatgcacaagtttctttgaatcaaaaaaatgttttttgattcAAAAATACCTTTCTCTGTGCGTAcaagaattaacttttaaaatatcgattattttgagcgcagttataatttttaaatcttgtgtttgtgtgttacagtatcaccgcagcttcgtggctgaataactccgctcgttgcgcatcggatcAGTGAGTCACATATCaactttcttattatattttaatgttgtgCAATTGTTTTCTGCACAGGATCAAAAAatagaacattaaaaaaagagtttagtaataGCTGCCAAatgatgaataatataaaattaaataattaaatatttggttataatataatacaaaatatttttacattttgaaatattttgtaaatattacgaaatataaTAGTATTCGCTACatattcagaaaagtaaaattattttttatattaatcaaatgtttaattgatattatttcactCAGCGTTTAGTAGCTATTACTCTTTTTCAGTGAACTCGaacaatttatctttttaattttaaggggAAATCAAGTACCCAATCGCGCGCGATCGGGAGTGCCGTGTAAAGTATCATCGCGCGATCGTAACCATATTTTTGCAAGTGAGTGAGTGCATTAATTTGTGATGATTTGATAAGAAGAGGAGAAGGCCTGGGAGATAACTTTGAGGTGAGTAATACTTGCAACATATAcaaagtttataatatataacctATCTAATCAACTCAATCGCATGTTACAGATATTTCTCGGGATAAGTATCGATAAGAGGAAGCCAACGTCCATCGTCGtggattattacaaaataaacgaACCCtagccggttcgtcgcgtcgcgcgtttgttTCGGGAGTGTCATTTAAATTAGTTCACGGGCGCAATTTTAGTACGTTATTCGTGAGTGTACCGCGAGTGCGAGATAAGGAGGCTCGACAACTCGGATCTGAGAAGAGAAAGAGGCCTGGGAGGCATCGTGCATCGGCGTATCAATCTCTCggttagttatttattttttatatattattaaacaaagaaattttttatgtaaaattataagattttatacttgaaagaaagagattttgaaaaattacatttttgttttttattaatattcatttaacgtataagaataaaatttaatgtgctaaataattgttgtttaaaatattaaatgttttgagcGCTGCTGTAACTTTTCTTGTACTTGTATATTACAGATTAACGTCGCAGGATCTGAGAGGAGGAAgaggcctgggagaggcatcgggcTTCAGCGAAGCAACCTTGGGgtgaatataatttcttatataaattaatagtcCTTTTCCCTTTTACAACAATCTTTTTCccattgtttaatttaattaaataaattattatttatttcgatGAAAGTActgaaaaatgtaagaaataacttagttctgattttaaaaatatctttctttcatttaaatatgattGCGTTGCACAActaaactttttctttaactttaataaaaggaacaatcaaaaactttttttcaaatcaatgaagcttttttttaattgtaatgcacaagtttctttgaataaaagaaaattttttttattcaaagatatttttctctgtgcgtataagaattaacttttgaagtatcaattattttgaacgcagttataatttttaaatcttatgtttgtgtgttacagtatcaccgcagcttcgtggctgaataacttcgctcgttgcgcatcggatcGGTGAGTTATacatcaattttcttattatatgtatttcaaTGTTGTGCAAATCTCCTCTGCGCAGAAATAAGAAATAGGATAATAATGACATATAATAAGTCATAAAATTAGTATTGTATTTTGagctatttaaaatttaagttacaCAAACTTTCATAACATTGTATTTAAAAGTATCTTGTCGATAGTAGAGCGCGAGTTAgtagagtttaaaaaatgttaaggtAGAGAAACGGAATAAAAAGCTggatttatcaaaatatatttaatacaaaataacaatAAGCGAAAACACAATCATtcgtgaataaataaaatttttcctttatatacaataaatttcgCCATGTTATTCGCCATTACTCTGCAGTTCAGgatattatcattttatatttgtctatTTCGCAGAAATTATCTCATTTCTAATTATACGAGTATTAGAAGCatcatttttcctttttctttattaacaCTATTTATATTTCCGTCGATAAATTGCGATAATTGCTATCTTTGAAAACGACTTAATCCAGCATCTCTTTGTTAGTTTACTTCGATAATGCATTGTACAATATACTATATTAACAAGCGAAGTACGCGCATTCTGGACTAGGTCGCTGATCAATCGAAATACGAGTATTAGGAACACTAAGAGCATTCACGCGTTTCGATTTGTTAATTCTCGCGCTCATGTTTTGGATGTTTCTGTATAGAGGAGATTAATATATGGGATCCGCTTAATCATACCTCACGTTTAGCGGCAAATGCGGCcaatctataaattaatttgtctcGTATGAGTATCGTATATAATGTCATCTATAAACAAGAGCATGTAACGATAAACGAGAGATTTGATTACTAATAACGACTGCGATTAAATTCCGATTGACTTAGTCGACAATCACAACTCATCAAACTTTacttacaatattttgttaagaCGAATAagattattaagtttttattacttaatacaTGATAAGAAGGATAATTAATTATGCAGTAATTTCGTTATAAGcgagaattaataattatgcagAACGAACTAATCGTCGATTCGATTAGATCGGAGTTTGGTCGAAATCGATCCGATTGGTGCGCAAATGGAACGATACCACGTGGAAGTATTATGCGTttgatgaattaattaattgaactGATTAATCACAAACGAGTATTGAGAAAGAAATCTGATTTGTGCGATTATatttgcatatatgtatgtatttacatatattgcTCAAGGCTTTCTTAAAGAATTCAGAGCCGTTTGAAAACAACATATTTTCGTTAAACTTAGATCTTTGTAAGAATTATCGACAAGAACGTATT encodes:
- the LOC105192789 gene encoding uncharacterized protein LOC105192789, with protein sequence MYKVDLLSSPIKLKIKELPVHRVARFTSGVSFERKRRPDNQNVLRGEEGDGLGQASSPGAAMFWYHRSFVTKQQLKSSEWWKRRPERHPAQAEQPWVIIAALWQNYSARCASDRYFSA